A single window of Bordetella genomosp. 11 DNA harbors:
- the recX gene encoding recombination regulator RecX, with protein MISGRRGARFGNLPSDGSADDPFRVGDRAEQRRGPTLKARAVGYLSRREYARSELARKLSPYADDAAALDALLDELEREGWLSTRRFAESLVHRRAERQGAARIVQELRQHGVDETQIGELRDGLRATEYDRAVAVWNKRFGERPADRAAYAKQARFLAARGFAHDVIRRVLGDDQDE; from the coding sequence ATGATTTCCGGTCGCCGCGGCGCGAGGTTCGGCAATCTCCCTTCCGACGGTTCCGCGGACGATCCCTTCCGTGTCGGCGACCGGGCCGAGCAAAGGCGCGGGCCCACGCTGAAGGCTCGCGCGGTGGGCTATCTATCCCGGCGTGAATACGCGCGCAGCGAGCTGGCACGCAAGCTCAGCCCGTACGCGGACGACGCCGCAGCCTTGGATGCCTTGCTGGACGAGCTGGAACGGGAAGGCTGGCTATCCACCCGGCGTTTCGCCGAAAGTCTGGTGCATCGCCGCGCCGAACGTCAGGGCGCGGCGCGCATCGTGCAGGAGTTGCGCCAGCACGGCGTCGACGAAACCCAGATAGGCGAACTTCGAGACGGCTTGCGCGCCACAGAATACGACCGCGCCGTGGCAGTATGGAACAAGCGTTTCGGCGAACGGCCGGCCGATCGTGCCGCGTACGCCAAGCAGGCGCGTTTTCTTGCGGCGCGTGGCTTCGCGCACGATGTCATTCGTCGGGTGCTGGGCGACGACCAGGACGAATGA
- a CDS encoding LysR family transcriptional regulator produces MLEIRHLETLAAIRDGGSLQEAADRLHLTQSALSHQLRELESRLGTPLLNRRTRPARLTTAGLRVLALADDILPRLRATERELQRLAAGRTGRLHLAIECHSCFQWLMPALDAFRAQWPEVALDLSAAFSFAPLPALLRGDLDLVITSDPQALDAIDYVPLFGYELVLAVSEAHPLASQRYIRPEQLADQTLITYPVDRQRLDVFTAFLDPADVEPAAVRKAELTPIIAQLIASNRGVAALPNWALTEYLDKGWLRVCRLGPQGVWRTLYAAIRNEDADAPFIKDFLTIARDVSFRTLTGIKSAGAWAGETRVE; encoded by the coding sequence ATGCTCGAAATCCGCCATCTGGAAACCCTTGCCGCGATCCGCGACGGCGGCAGTCTTCAGGAAGCCGCCGACCGGCTGCACCTGACGCAGTCCGCCCTGTCTCATCAGTTGCGCGAACTGGAGTCCCGGCTCGGTACTCCCCTGTTGAACCGCAGGACGCGCCCGGCTCGCCTGACCACGGCGGGCCTGCGCGTACTGGCGCTGGCCGACGATATCCTGCCGAGGCTGCGCGCCACGGAGCGGGAACTGCAGCGCCTGGCCGCCGGCAGGACCGGCCGCCTGCACCTCGCGATCGAATGCCACTCCTGTTTCCAGTGGCTGATGCCGGCACTCGATGCATTCCGGGCGCAATGGCCCGAAGTGGCGCTGGATCTATCCGCCGCGTTTTCCTTCGCGCCTTTGCCCGCGCTGCTGCGTGGCGACCTGGATCTGGTGATTACCTCGGATCCCCAGGCGCTGGACGCCATCGATTATGTACCGCTGTTCGGCTACGAACTGGTACTTGCGGTGTCTGAGGCCCATCCCCTGGCATCGCAGCGCTATATCCGGCCGGAACAGTTGGCCGACCAGACCTTGATCACCTATCCCGTCGATCGCCAGCGCCTGGACGTCTTCACGGCTTTCCTTGACCCTGCCGACGTGGAACCCGCGGCCGTGCGCAAGGCGGAACTAACACCCATCATCGCCCAATTGATTGCCAGCAACCGCGGGGTTGCGGCGCTGCCGAATTGGGCCTTGACCGAGTATCTGGATAAGGGCTGGCTACGGGTTTGTCGCTTGGGCCCGCAAGGCGTATGGCGAACGCTGTACGCTGCGATCCGGAACGAGGATGCGGATGCCCCGTTCATCAAGGATTTCCTGACTATCGCCCGGGATGTGAGTTTCCGTACCCTGACCGGAATCAAATCGGCTGGAGCATGGGCGGGCGAAACGCGCGTGGAATAG